Within Spinacia oleracea cultivar Varoflay chromosome 4, BTI_SOV_V1, whole genome shotgun sequence, the genomic segment AATGTACAATATGCGATTATTAGGTTATGTTTtttcttcaagtcaatatacaGTAAAGTCATTAAAACTAAAGATTTGGATTCTTTGGAGATTGGAATTTCTGTCATTTTGTGCCAATTGGAGATGTATTTTCCCCCGGCTTTTTTTGATATCATGATACATTTGCATGTTCACTTGGTAAGAGATGATGTGGCCAGAAATAGTAAACTGCCACATGGCTTTGCTAGAAAGGTCAAATTAAGAAGTCAAAGATCCTTTCATGGATCTCAACAACACATGCTAAGCCCATTGAGAAATCCTGGTCAATACATGTCCGAAATCCCAAACATGCAAAGAGCCCAACAGGTCTAATCAGATCTGTTATTAATAGGATACATGTCCAAATCTGGGAAACCACCCAATCATTAGGATAGGGTTGtgggatcaattcccaagaaaccctagccctataaatagctcagatcccaaggtaaggggggcattcaattcattcccaccaacctaaaactatctttgctctgccttctctctacaaattacttctctctctagcttatacttacttaagcatcggagggaatattccagTCTCGGTGGGATCGTTGCGCGAGATCCTAgcaggattccaacagcaaGTGAATCAAACCTTTCAACAGCAGATTAGCACCACGTTGCAAGATGAAATACGAAGGAACATGTTAATCTACAGCACTGAAAGGACGGCCCCGCAGAGGCCCCTCAGTCTGGGTGTCAATCGGATAAACAGAATTCCACTTAGATCCAATGTATGGAGAGCAGGAGAAAGCTCCCGTCCACAAGCCAGCCGTGGAGCCAGTCCTTTGGCAGAACGCTCGGAGACTGACCGCGGCCATCAAGCCTTTCAGCCTCGGCGAGAGCAGGCTACGCGGCCACCTTCCAGGGGAAACCCACCGGCCATCTTGCGGCCCTCCTCGAGACGTCAGGAACACTATgaagctgaatctgaactatcagacaccGGATCCACCCCAGTAATGGATGATCTTCCATTTTACCCCTCTGTTCGAGGGCAGACCTAGATGACGCCTAATAGAGTGAGCATGCGTCCCCGTATAGTCTCCAGCCGTCGTGAACCAACCTATCATATCCAACAAGGGTTTAATAACCTGACGTTGAGGCACATGAGCACCCCCTTTTCTGAGGACATAATGAACGCCCTGAAAGAACCTAAAGTCAAAACCCCCACCATTGAAGCCTACGACGGTACCACCGACCCAGATATGCACCTAGTTGCATACCTTCATCATACgtatgttcaaggaaccaatgaagccacctggtgcaaatactttcctGCTACCCTTAAAGGAGTGGCGTCCAAATGGTTTGAACGGCTGCCCCCGggatcaattgcctcttttAACGAATTACAAACCCTATTCTCCACCAGGTTCATGgaacacaaggaagaaaggaaaacaagcatgCATTTGGGACGCATTCATCAAGGAAAAGATGAGTCACTAAGAAGCTATGTGAAGCGCTTCAATCTAGAGGCTGGACAGATCCCAGATCTTCCCGACGGCGTCTCCTTCGATAATTTTGTCAGGGGACTGAAGAAAGGATCATTCAAGTTAGACTTAGTTAAAAAGAGCGTTCGGACTATTGCTGAAGTATTAGATAAGGCTCAAGCATTTATCCACgcaacagaaatatgcagcgcgtccAAAGATGAAAAGACTGGTGAGGCAACAGATTCCTCGGGAAAGAAAGACAAGACAGACCGAAAAGCACCACGAGTAAATGGTACTTGGGCTCTTTGgaaagagcatgataccaatTCTCCTGGACACAAGAGAGAACGTCCACAAGAAAGAGAATATTTCGAGTACAACACGGACCTCCTCACAATACTGGTGGACGTCTGGACCAGGTTTGATCTTGAACGGCATTTCCCCATGAAGTCTCCTGCTGAGAGTCGAGACCCTAAGCTGTATTTCCAGTTCCACGAGGATATAGGGCATGACAACAAGAACTGCAGAAGCTTGAAGAGAGCCCTAGACGGCCTGGCCTCCAAAGGAAACCTAAAGAACTACCTGCAAAGGAGTGCTCACGGCTCAGGGAAGAACCagtacaaaaagaacaagtcacctgtCTCACCTACAGAGGGAAATCACAGCGAAGGgggatttgtagccgtcatatccgGGGGGCTAgccgctggaggacccaccatgagggGACAAAAAGACTATGCCCGCCGCCTAGGTCAAGTAATGTTGTCAGGGAAATCACCTGTGGACCCATTTCCTCCGATAGAGATATGTGAATCGGATGGTGGACGGGTAGCCACTCCACATGATGACCCCCTCGTGGTCGAGATCAAAATTTCCAACATGAGAGTGAAGCGTATCCTGATAGACACTGGAAGTTCATCTGACATAATGAGCATGGAGTGCCTCAGCCACCTAGCCCACGATCCCAAAACCATAGAGAGCAtacactatcccatcattggttttggaggaAGCATCATACATCCCGTAGGCGTCATCAACTTGCCGGTTCGAATTGGAAATCAAAAAGATGGACGAAAGATGGGAGTGGATTTCCTAATCGTCAAAGATTTGACAGCATACAATGTCATTTTGGGACGTCCCACCCTGAACAAAATTAAAGCAGTATatagtcgtcacccatctcatgCTCCTGAAGTTCGTATGCGACGATGGGACGATAGGGACTATACATGGAGACCAACAGCAAGCAAGAGACTGCTACCTCACGACCCTCAATCCGTCATCATGGAAGAAAGATTTGGCCGAAGCAAGAGGCAAAAGAAAGCATGAGGAAGAGCTACCTACTGCCAATAAGAGTATCCCAGCCAAGATAGAAAAAAGTggctaaaaaattgaatgtCATTAGATTAGTCAGGATACTTTATGTAATACGAGCCTACTAAACGGCCTAACAATTATGCaagagcccacaaaacggcATGTAATGCTTGCCTACAAAACGGCCAATTTAGCTATGTTAGTAAAATGATAAGCTTCATGATAATATTTCCTTATCTGATGAACTCATGGCTCAATAAAGCCACTCAAAATTACATAGCAAAAAACTAGAGTGAAATACCCCCACATTAGCGAACCCTAAGAGACAGCGTCACGAGTGATTAACTGAACGACAGCCCTAAAAGTGGCCTGAACTGACAAAGACGTGAAAACGCAAAACAAGACTCAACAGAGCAGTCATTTAAAAGGACGCCTTCTCCTTTGAAGGCGTCACaaaaagactaatcggttgacggcctaagaagtggcctagattagcgccccaaattaggctgatcacctaaaacaccgGGGTAACCGTCCACAAATGGACCAAAAAAGTATGTTCCTAAAAATCAGTAATAAACTGAAATGGAATAAAACACAAAGTGCATAGGAGGCACAAAATATTCATACATGCGCACAAGGcgcaacaaaaccaaacaaaaataATGTCAAAAGGCACCAATGTTATTACAAGCGCCCACGGCACCACGAAAACCAACTAACAAGAAAAAGCCGTCTATGAATGAGGGGTCGTGGAGCTTCCGTCCAGGACGTCCTGGTTTTCAAGGGAATTCACCTCTTCTTCCTCTGCGTCCTCATCCTCCCCCTCACTAAAAAAACTCAGGAGGATCCAAACCAAGGCGTCGAGCCGTCGAGACGGCCATATGGTATGAGATCCGACGCTTAAACCCGGAGAAGTCCTTCCCGTCCATCGAGTGATCCCAGGCCCGCCAAGCATTCTCCAAAATGGAATCCTCCCCAAGCTTGAAGGAGCTAGCGGCTTCCCCCCCCGCACGACTTCAATCTCGTCCTGGGTAGCCTTGAGTTTCTTCTCCAAGGCGTCCACCTTGGAAGAGAAATTGGTAACCCGCTCTGAGACGGCGGAATACCCCTTTTTTAGCGCGGCCAACctctcctcatgctccagcaACTTATTCTCATAGTCCTGGGCGTCCACCTCAGCCTTCCTTAAAGCGTATGTCTCTGACTTGATCTTGATATCCGCATCCTCATTGATCTGTCTAGCCTTCTTCTTAGCATACTTCTTATGATTTTCAATCTGGTCCTTATGCTTTAGCATCTCCTTATGCATATCAAAGCGGTAATGCCTACCCTCGGCACAACGGATGAAGAGCTGCCGTGACCAAAAATAGACTTaatttttctcaaaaaaaaaataataaataaaaaaacttaCATCAAATATGAGGGACTGCATGGCCCCAAAGTACCCCATATCAATTCCAGGAAGCGAGCTTACATACTCCTCATGAATTGCATCATAGACGGCTGAAAGGATCTTATCCTTTTCCTTTGAACTAAACCCGCCTGATGGAGGAATGTTCGCCACTTCAGCACGCCGCATTCATTTGAACATGTCGCCTGAATCATGATCAATACGTCAATTAAATATACCAAAACTACCAAGTTATCACGACGTCCTAAGTATTAAACAACTAACCAGCCGATAGAGCTGGCGGAGGCATAGAGGCATCCCCAACAGGAGGACCTTGGGACTCTTTACCCTTCCCCTCTCTCAACGAGGAAGTGGTAGCTTCCCCAACATTCACAGCAGCGCCAGGGGCGTCAACCTGGTCAGTGACCACCTCGGCAACGGCCGCTTTGGCCGCGGAATCTCCTTCGACGGTCACTTTGGGAGACGTCTCTTTTGGCTCAGGTGGAAGGGTGGACGCCTGAGGAATAGGGGCTCCTCCCCCAGCCAAAGGGGCTGACGGCCTCGCCAGCAACGGCATCGCTGCAGCATCAGCAGTGCCCAGCTTCTTGAAGAAGGGACGCTGCTGATGCTTGGGCTTAGGGGCCATCGCTGAAGATGCAGGACACTTCTTTGTGGCCGATGAAGTAGGCTCCTAAAAATGAAAAAGGTGAACAACCAAGCATAGATAAAGGAATACAGAAATACgtcaaaattaaacaaaatataCCTTGGCAGCgtcaccagaggcaccctcaTCGGACTTCTTCGAGGACTCTTTCTTCTTAGCCTCCACGGCCTTGAAGATATCATCCGTATACACCTGGGACAACCAGGTAGGTACGTCCACCAAACCCTTGTCTTCAGGGGACAGACGACTCATGGCAGAATCTACACAAACCAAGAGGATTAGTGAAAGATAAGAAAACAAGGCTTTAGTGGAAAGTCAATGCAAAAACTACCTCTATTCAAGTAGGGGCAGAGACCAACGGCCACAAGGAAGACCATGTTGGTGAACTGAcccacatggggaagccaaTTATTGGGAACCCATGCGTGACTCTTCGCAGATAGCCGATACATTTCGCCTGAAATAAAGGCTTTATGAGCCTCCAATCCCTTGACAAAAGACGAGGATAGGCGTCATCCCTAGACAAATAGCGGGCTCGATAATTCCAGCGTGAAAGACGCTCTGAAAGAGGGTGGTCCTCCATTCGGATAATAGACCACTTTTTCCTCCACCACACCCAGCTAGAGGTCTTACCCACTACCGTCTTATAAACCCGCCGGCTATACAGGGTGAACCATCCTTGGGGAGAACTAGAGGAGGGGACAATATCTACAAGTCTAACAAAAGTAGGAAAGGAAGGAGTGACGTCACTCAATGCACACTTGGAAATATACCCAAAGACGTTCGCCCAAGAGTTAGGGGTCATCTGGGCTAGGCCAATGTCATAACCCTCCAAAATGTCCATTACAAAAGGGTGCAGAGGAAACCTAAGACCCAATCTAAAGGCGGCAGTATAGACGGCAACCTCGCCTAAAGAGAGTCGGTCTACATTATAATGGGGAAGAGGGCACCTAAAACTAAAACCACGAGGCAAGAGTAAGAAACGCTCAAAGTCATGCCCCTGCTCCCTCGGATACCTCAACCATTTCATGCTGGGGAGGATGTCAGAAGGAAGAAAATCCACATCCTCTTTCCCACGAACCATAGGAGGGAGATTTTTTCCAAACTCCTCGCCAGAAGAGCTGGaggaatcatcttcaaaatcctcacGCGGGACACAAGGACGGCGAGCAACACTTTTTCTTCTCCTTGAAGAACATGCCGCCCTAGAAGCCCCGTCTCCTGAATGATGGGAAAAGCTAACTCCACCCCTATTTCCTTGGGACGGGCTCGAAAAAGGAACCTTGTTGTCCCTCTCTCGTGGTGATGTCCATGCACCTACATTGGATGTCTGCTTAATACGAGCCATGCCGTCCTGCATAGGGAACAGGACGTCTGACttaagaaaaaaggaaaaagaaaaaaacaggtACGCCGTCCGGATACCAGAAAACGCAGCAACTGACAGGACGCCTCTCCGAGAAATCAAAGCATCAAAAGTAAAGGAAATTTTAGAAACATGCAGAAACAAGAAGTTATCGAAGATGTTTACCAAAGAGTGATCAAACTGTTAAAATGATCAGGCAAGTTGTCTAAACCCCAAACACAATGAATGaagaatccaagaacactcaacACGAACACAGGAAAATCGTCGAAGGAAagttgctctttctctctctagaagtCTCTTGGAAAATTAACAAAAGGCGAATGAAGGAAAAACAACGGTTTCTGAAACATTTTAAAGGCAAAAACCCGACTCCCAAAAAAGAAATCACACGTGGCACCTTAACAAGAAGGCTCCCCTACATGGGCCAAGGGcaccctccttgaggggcaaatgatgtggccagAAATAGTAGACTGCCACCTGGATTTGCTACAAAGGTCAAATTAAGAAGACAAAGATCCTTTCATGGATCTCCACAACACATGCTAAGCCCATTGAGAAATCCTGGTCAAAAcatgtccgaaagcccaaacatGCAAAGAGCCCAACAGGTCTAATCAGATCTGTTATTAATAGAACACATGTCCAAATATGGGAAACCACCCAATCATTAGGATATGGTTGtgggatcaattcccaagaaaccctagccctataatagctcagatcccaaggtaaggggggcattcaattcattcccaccaacctaaaactatctttgctctgccttctctctacaaattacttctctctctagcttatacttacttaagcatcggagggaatattcctacggaaTATTcgtgttttgcaggttgccagaggatcgtgccagctcatacttgatacctccgaggaacgcgtgacacgtcatcaccgtaaaagatcctaCGACAAGAGAGATTAGATTTTGTGGTCCCGTGCACATGAGAGATCAATGGGCCTTTGAAAGGCAAATGAAAACCTATAAGGGATATGTTAAGAATGCTTATCGACCTGAGGCTTGTATCGCAAAGAGAATGTTGTATGAGTTAGCTATGGAATATTGTCTTGAACACATAGATCATGTGAAGATAATAGGGCTTCCTAAATCTCGACACAGTGACCGATTTGATGGTAAGGGAACCATAGGTCGTAGTGAACTTGACATGTCTCTTGACAAGTGGCACATGGCCCACACATATATTCTTTTCAATGAAGATGAAGTTTCTCCTTATATCAACCGACATATATCTTTCTTGAAGTCGCGGAATCGAAAGGCTAACCAGAAAGCATTAGCTACTGAACATAGTAAAtcatttcgtttttttttcaaagatcAAGTAATGCTAGAGCTCCAAAATTCATCACAACCCTTTTTTTATCGACTTAAGAATTTAGCATATGGTCCTAGTTTCTCCGCCTCGTTTTATTCTGCATATGCCATGAATGGTTGCACGTTTTATACAAAGGAGCAAGATGATAAGAGTACTGTGCAGAATAGTGGGGTATCTCTTGAAGCGGAAGCAATGCATTTTTCTAGTGTTAAATACAATCGTCATGTCTATAGTAAAATGCAATACTGTGGGGTAATTGATGAGATTTGTGAGTTGCATTATTTGGGTTTTTGGATACCTGTTTTTGGTTGCAAATGGGCAGTCAACAATAACTTTGTTTTTGATGGCTTAGGGCATACTTCATTGAATCTTAACAAACTCGGTCACAAGGAAGATCCTTATATTTTGGCTAGTCAGACTAAACAAGTGTTTTATGTGACTGACCCAAGTGATAAAAGAAGGTCAGTTGTACTAACAACAAAACCTCGATATACCATTAATGACCATGACGACAATATTGTATTTGAGGAAAGTTCTACCCCTAGTGAGGTGCAAAATGTGAATGATAGTGTTGATGATACTTCGGCCTATGTACGTAGTGACCATGAAGAAGGGATTTGGGTTGAGGAGGAAAATAGTAATACATTTCGAGCTAAAAAACGTCGGCGTAAAGGTTTTTGTTACTACATTAATAAACTGATGCCTTATTTTATAATAAATGTTTATATTTTTCTGACTACAAGGATTAGTTATGTTATCTAATAATTTTTGTATGTTTGTAGGTTAATGGGGAAAAAGAGAAAGCAAGTAAGTGGCCTCAACTCTGATGAGATTTCGGCCGAATGTGGGAATCGAAGGGGTCGTACAGTAATTGCAACAGTTGGAACAGCAACTCAACGCGGCACCAAAATCCCCTTGGAATGGAATCATAATAAGGTGCCTACTAGGGATAACAAAGACAATTTCGTCAATTATATTGGTGTAGTTGCTCGTGAACGAGTGAGTATCACTTATCTTGAATGGGAGGAAGTTCCAAAAGAAGTCATCAATGAAGTTTATGAGTGTATCACGGTAAGCTTGTATACATGCAGTGAACCTGAAAATTTTGATGCCTAGTTtctgtttttttgtttgttttgtccTGCTGCGTGATCTGCTACTGCTGGTAAGGATGGGCATGGGCCAGATCTGGGCCAGGTCTGGTGAGACCCAGACCCAGACCCATAGTTTTTAGGAGGACCTAGATCCGCCCAGATCCATTGGGTCTGAAAAATTCAGACCCATACCTAGATCCAATGGGTCTAATGGGTCTCGGGTAAAAAATGGGTCTAGtgttacttttttatttttaaaaattttgtCTTAGAAAATTTCTTTGCGCCATTAATTTAACCGTCATTTACCATCTCATATTCACATTCGATGCATAAAATATCACAATTCGCAAATTAGTGCCAAAATACTAATGCATGAATGTATTTAATTATCCTATTTCTAATTTCTAATAATTGACCGGGCACATGGGCCAGatctggaccgggtctgggTCTGAAGATATTGGACCCAGACCCAGACCCATTTTTAAACACATGGATCCAGATCCGCCCCAGATCCATTGGGTCTCAAATAACTAGACCCATACCCTTAAAAATGGGTCGGGTCCAAGCGGGTCTAGACCGGGTCCTGGACCCATGCCCATCCCTAACTGCTGGGATCTGCTGCTGTTCTGATCCGCCTACTGCCTTGATCTGCTACTGCTCTGATCTGCTTAAATTCCACCATTGTTTTTAGCCTAAAAGTTCAGGAGTCTGTTATTGTTTGTAAGAGTTAATATTCAACCATCTAGATGATGTATATAAAGGTCTTATCTTGAGTTGGTAAAGAAAATTTATGGGTATTTCCCAAACTGAGTCCTTGGTTTTTCATCTGAGCAATTTAAATTACATATAGGACTACAACTGATGTATTGTTCAACTTCCAATGCTTGATGAATGAGACTTATATTGGTCTTGCTATTTATAGCAACTTGTTTTAAATTCTCGTCAGTAAGTTATATTCTGGTTTGACGACCCAAAAAGAACCTAGCCGTGTTACTGGCTTAAGTTAGAGTCATTGGACATATTCATGGCTATGGTTATGTCACTATCATTTGTCCTCCTAAAATTGAAGCTTTAGCCTTTACGCTAGAGTCATCTTGCTCATCCCCTGCACCCTCTACCAGATTCTGTTGTTCTGCAGGCTCAACCTTTGGCCTAATCATCGACTGGTTCTAGTTCGACAGTCTGatgattggtttttttttactatGTTGTTGTGCTGCAGGTTCTGCAGTACTGCTGCCTGCTTATGTTATATCCACAAAGCCTTAACCGAACTGTTGCAATACTTATGTTCtctaaaaaatagaaaacatacaagtttattgctttattttttctatctttCTTTTCTGCTCTTATTTTGACTTTAGTAATTTATTGACTTTGAATCCTCGTTATTCAATTCTAGTAGCTTTTGTTGGATTGTTGTAGTTTGTTGGTTGCTTTAATTAAGTATCCTTTTAGCTGATAAGGTGGTTTTATATTCTTCtttaatgaattaaatttaatgaaTCATGTCTTTTTTGGTTGTTCGGTTTGTTTGTGTTGATGATAACTTTCTCTTTAAATTTG encodes:
- the LOC110795064 gene encoding uncharacterized protein, translating into MTPNRVSMRPRIVSSRREPTYHIQQGFNNLTLRHMSTPFSEDIMNALKEPKVKTPTIEAYDGTTDPDMHLVAYLHHTYVQGTNEATWCKYFPATLKGVASKWFERLPPGSIASFNELQTLFSTRFMEHKEERKTSMHLGRIHQGKDESLRSYVKRFNLEAGQIPDLPDGVSFDNFVRGLKKGSFKLDLVKKSVRTIAEVLDKAQAFIHATEICSASKDEKTGEATDSSGKKDKTDRKAPRVNGTWALWKEHDTNSPGHKRERPQEREYFEYNTDLLTILVDVWTRFDLERHFPMKSPAESRDPKLYFQFHEDIGHDNKNCRSLKRALDGLASKGNLKNYLQRSAHGSGKNQYKKNKSPVSPTEGNHSEGGFVAVISGGLAAGGPTMRGQKDYARRLGQVMLSGKSPVDPFPPIEICESDGGRVATPHDDPLVVEIKISNMRVKRILIDTGSSSDIMSMECLSHLAHDPKTIESIHYPIIGFGGSIIHPVGVINLPVRIGNQKDGRKMGVDFLIVKDLTAYNVILGRPTLNKIKAVYSRHPSHAPEVRMRRWDDRDYTWRPTASKRLLPHDPQSVIMEERFGRSKRQKKA